The following nucleotide sequence is from Euleptes europaea isolate rEulEur1 chromosome 3, rEulEur1.hap1, whole genome shotgun sequence.
GTTAACTGTTACAGTTGTCCACTTCCTTTCTTTTACATCCAGATCCAGCCATTCTTTGCAGCTTGTGGCACAGATTGTCTGAGGCATTTTGCTTCCATCCCATGTCCCACACCTTTCCTGCCTACAACAAGCGACGACAGAATGAACGGAACTGGTACAACCTTTGTTTAAGCTCATATAGCCAGAGAATAGTTATTATTTCTGTTAAAAGGCACATCAGAGGTAGAATTTTTCTAAGAACTAGAATCTCCTGGCTAGTATACACAATTTGTTATGTACATAAATGCTAAAGTAACGTTAGGTAGCAAAAAAATACCTGTGGAAAAGAAATTGGGCACAAAGGGAACATGGAGTATCTGGGGGACAGGCGCTGGCACCTGCTTGTAAAAGATGAAATTTCAATCTAGGTGTCATGTAAGCCATTGCCTCAAGATACCAACTGAAATGAGATAGAATCCCCCTCTATCCGCAAGAGTAGCAGAAATTGTTTTGTATCATAgagacttacagcgcattcctaaacggaatgcctgcgccgggcttaggaggcaaactagcggcgttgcctcctaaagaggcaaCTTCATCTAaaggtttcggcactgccaaaGCCTCTGCCCGGCACCAAAAACCCGTAAAAAaagctcatagggttgcacgggagatatgccagctaaaagctggtgtatctgaacaaaaataaaaaggggcgttcctaaGCCGAAATTGCTCGGGAGGCCGATTAACGTCGGCCCCGCCCCACAGCTGGCGCCattatgccccaggaacgcctcccggctcgccgctgCAGCCTGTGCCGGAGGCCAGCAGGAGGCGGTGGCGGTCGGGGAGCGGCGCctggccctgcacgccggcgctggggccactcacgcagGACTTCGCCTTCCGggcgccggcggtgtgggcccttgcgccggtggaggccgtagtcggcctcctaagggctttgggcccatttttcaggaatgggttgttaggCTGACTTCATATtaacacaaaaccatggtttactTTTATGATGGTTAATTTGTGAAACCGGCATCTCTCTTGCAAGCAGACACTGAGATCCCAGTTTGCCTCGGCCAATGTTATCATCCCAGCTTGCTTTGCAGCAAGAATGGTACCAGGGATTGAGCCATACGTCACACAAAAACAATTGTACCCTtactaaccatagttagtggagTGGCCCACAATCAGGCAGTGACACGGTTTTGTGTTAACAACTGAACTGGcataacacaaaaaatgtagTCTGTTTCAACTGTAGCTTGTTGAAACCAGGATTCCACTCGCAGGCGATCAATCAGTCCTGGTTTGTTTTGACAAATCCTGGTTTCATCTTCTCCGTCCTTCTGTTCAAAAGCCTACCTGCATTGCAACACCAGCCAAAGGCAAAGACTTCAGTGTGTCAACAAGTCGTTTACCATTGACAGCTAACACCTAGAAGGCAGGGAAGCTGAAATCTCGCAAGGACTTCATGTTGAAGCTTTTCACATTAACCCTTTTCTCACAACAAAATCTCTCGCATGTACAATTTTGCCCACACTTCCAAGAATCCAACAGACACCCCTGCCCACCCACAAATTTCATACCATGTTTACATCCTTATTCCACCATGGCAGTGGCAAAGCAGGACTGGAGAGCAATGTACTTCAAGAAGGGTTGGGCCTCCCTTGCTCCCCTGCCCCTCTTCTTGGCATCAAAGCAAATAGCCAGAGGCTCTGCTTCTGCACCCTGCTTTGTACCCTGGCAGCCTCAAGGCAGGTCTGGGGAGTTCCGTATTGCACGGGTGACAGAAAGTGCATGCTCCCCCACATGTGTGCAACTGCTTGCCCACCTTAGCTCCAAGGCAGGCTGCTGCAGTGCTGTGCTGCCTTTGGAGCCTGCCTGACCAGCAGAACATCAGAGGAGGAGGGTCCTTTGGGAAAGGGGGAGTGCTTTAAACTGTCCCTTGGGATGCCACATGCCAATGTTCCTACACCCGTCAGATGagcatggatttaaaaaaaaccctcctaggGCAAAATTTTCTATTTCAAGAATATTGATTTTGAGCAGGCCTTGTAAGGTACTCCTCCTGGGCCAGAGATCGTGAAGTGACAAGCCAGGGTTTGGGCAGGATTCCACATCTGTATTGAATGTAAAAACGTAGTCAAGAGAAATTGTGGTGGGTTAAACCAGCTTGGGATCATGGTATAAGAAAGCCAAGCTAATTACCAGTAGCTAGACAGCAGAGTTCAGGTTACTTACTAACTATAGTTACTTTAATTTCATTAGGGTTTGTGTATGTCTGAACCCAGCCAGCATCTTGAAGCTGAGCAACTCGCTGTGTGTAAAAGGAGTGATTTCAAGGAATAGCCAGAGTGGAGGAACAAACCATATGAGGGAAAAGATCACAGAGCTGAGCTAGTCTAGTTCAACAGAACCTGAGTGGGGAGAGATTGTGGGAGAAAGCattgtttaaaataaaagctgaagAGTTTGTTATACAAaaactagtagccctggatattTATCCAAAccttcctccttttttaaaaccTGCTAGGCACACGCAGTTTTAATTACCTTGAGGTGCTTCAGAAGCtgaaaaagtgggataaaaatataaaagagaaATAATGGTGACATATTTTATTCAATGGATCCAAGCTCGAACTTTGGGtgaaggcacacacaccccagtcgcTCTAAGCCGTTTTTGTCAGAAGGTCATTGTTTGATAAATGCAGCCATGAAAACACCCTCCACTGTCTTCTTCTTGTGTTACAGATTCTTCGGTGTGGGTATCCTGGTGTAGCACTCTTGTCTGCTTTTTAGTAGTCGGGGGTATTGTTGCTTGGGTTTTTTGTCATGCTCGGAGATATAAAGGTATGTAGTGTGCtggaaacgggggtgggggggtcagtcAACTCGTTGTTTCCGCGCATCCCCATACAATAGTCTGCCATTGTGTACTCAGCCTTCAACCCCATCAGGGTGTTTCTGTAGTATATAGCGAGCAATTGAAATGTCTTGCTCAGCCGACAACTAGTTTATGCCCCATTATCTATGATTCATCGTTGAACAAAGCTCAGTCTATCTTggtaatcctcacaacaaaccctgTAAGGTGCGTCAGTGTTCCTGTTACGCATTTGAGGTGAGAGTAGCTCAGTCTTCTTGCCAGAATGATACATAAGGTCTGATTCTCTACTGTAAGTTTCAGGCCTCTGGTTCTTCACATTTTTAAAGTTGTCCACCTCTCTGTCTAACAGTCTCTACATTAATCATCCCCTTATTCCCTATACTTAATTTCAGGGGACTTGCAGTAGTTTACGTTGCATACAGAATCATCCATTACAAGAGCCATGTGTGTGTTTTCAAGGTCAGGGAAGCATGGAGGAGAGACAAGACAAAGACTTTGGCACTGAGAACAGACTGAATGATAGATGGCTCATCCTTTCTTTGTTCCACCACCCCCCATCAGACAATTCATCTGAACGTGGCTGGCTGCTGGGTCCTAGAACCACTGCCACCTTgtcgtctttaaaaaaaaaatgtcattccTAGAGAAAAAGTATATACCCTCCTTACATTTGGttatttgtttcccttctcttaggaCCACATTCTGGAACAAGTAATAATGATGGTACACAACAGGGTAAGAGAATCCTGCCTCGCATTCAGTTTTTACAATCTGGGACTCAGGGTTAAATTACCAGAATGGGGGCAATGTTTTGTGTTTTCAAAACCACAGAGCTATCAAGAGCTGTGaaccttttatatgttttattgcttTGGCTGAGAGGCTGTGAAATTTTTATGAGTACCTGGGACTCCTACTTTATGAAACAAAACTGTGGAAAATGCTGGTCTTCCACTCATATAATCAAGATGGGCCTGGCTGTTTTTGTCCATCATTTTGTTCTTTAAGGAAACTTGTTTTTGACTTCTCAGTAATCAGTTAAActttcaatgcaatcctaagtaaTGCTGCACCCACCGACTTCAAAGTAACCCTGCTTAGGAGTGTACCATTACATGATCAACAGTGAAATTGGAATTACTCcagtcttacagtgcaatcctaaagagagttactccagtctaagcccattcatttaataggcttagactagagttacctctttaggattgcactagtcTATAGACAGCAGTAGGCTTAGACTGAGATCACTGTGTTGGGTTGCACTTTTGGGCACTTAATTTTTGGAACAAGAAGGTGGCAAAGTTTCCTGGCTTGCAGTAGAGGAAACTGCTGTATCTGAAAGGTTTAGGAATATCTCTAGGGCTTGTAGGGATTAAAATACTGTTTTATTCTATGTCATACGTACTGTTGTTAGATGACAGGGCAGTTCTGCCAAGAACAAACATAAATGTGGAAAGATGGTTTGCTCTGTAGATTTGTGACATTTGGAATATTTTTGGCAAGGTCTGTGAGGGTGAACCTGACAAGGATACCTAGGGCTGGAGACTGCAGCTTGGATCTTTGCTGCACATGTGCTTTTCTCCAGGAGCTGCAGGGCTCCTTGGAAGATGTTGGTGCACTGGGAAGCCCCTAGCCTCAGAGGAGGCATCCCGTGTGACACAGGATCACCACTCTAGCGCTGGAGAGAAGTGCTTGCTTTGCAAAGGTGTAGGGGCCAGGCCTTTCTACCTAgaattagaagggaccaccagggtcatctagtcataccccctgcacaatgcaggaaattcaccactaccccccaccccacccccagtgacccctactccatggccaagatgccctccctctcatgatctgcctatggtcatagaatcagcattgctgataaatggccatctagcctcttcttaaaaacctccagggaaggagagcttaccacctcctgaagaagcctgttccactgaggaaccactctgttagaaaattcttcctaatgtctagacatgaatgtgtgtgagagagggggtgGAAGAACACACAACTGTGATGTCAGGAAGACCCCACCCTCTACACCCTCCATTCTAGTTGTATTTAGCCTCTTAATAAAGCAATTTTTTTACTGCTAAGTGGGCTGGAATCACACTGACCTAACTCTAGTGTGCAAACATGAGATCCCCCACTGTCCCTGGAACAATTATTATTTCTGCTTTCCTTGCTGATCTTAAATTAACAGGTGTGTGaatggagatgtggggggggggtgatcctctTACTGTTAAGGGTGGGTGGTTAAAACTGTTAGCTGAACACAGTTTAGCCATACCGTATATCAAGTACTTGTCCCTCTATTCCCTGCTGTATAGAAGGCACATACAGCCCTGTGTTTTCTTCCCTTGCTTGCCATATATGGAGTGCAGTGACTCTAACAGGGTTTTGTAACATCTCAATCTTCCAGGTCTGCTGCCCGTGTCACAGCCTGCCCCACTCCTGAAGCCCAGCAAGGTCTGGATTGTATATTCTGCCGATCACAAGCTCTACGTCGATGTCGTGATCAAGTTTGCTCAGTTCATGTTCACGGTCTGTGGAACGGAGGTGGTATTAGACCTGCTGGAGGAGCATGAGATTTCCAAGGTGGGAGCCATGCGCTGGCTCACCCGGCAAAAGCAAGAAATGGAAGAGCTCTCTTCCAAGATCATCATCTTGTGCTCTCGAGGCACACGAGCCAAGTGGCAGGCCATGCTTGGGCACATGGAAGGGTCCGTCTCTCTCAGGCAAGACAACCTGCTGCCAACAGGGGACATGTTCACCCCTGCCTTGAATCTGATCCTGCCAGACTTCAAGCAGCCCGCTTGCTTTGGCACATACCTGGTCTGCTACTTTGAGGGCATAAGTGATGAAAGGGATATCCCAGACCCGTTCAATGTCACCTCCAAGTACCAGCTGATGGACAAGTTTGAAGAAGTTTACTTCCTGATTCAGGATCTGGAGAAATTCGAGCCAGGGCGGGTCCATCAGATCCCGGAGATCTCTGCCGAAAAGTACAGCGAGAGCCCTAGCGGCAGGAAGCTGAAAGAAGCAGTGCAGAAGTTCAAGGAATGGCAGGCTGAGCACCCTGATTGGTTTGAGAGAGAAAATGCAGGTGGGGAGGCAGAAGGTGAGCTGCAGTCTCTGAATGGGGAGCTCTGTGAGGATTTAACACTGGACGAGGGGGGGATTTTGAAACGGCAGCTCTTTCCACAGGAGCCTGACCCCGACAGCTGTTGCCTGGTTGACCTCTGCATCAATGAGGAGGAGCTCGGAACCTGTCAGCTGCTACCCCAGCTTCCTCCACAAGAGGACCCAGCATTCCACACCTTGATCATTCCTGCAGATGACAAGACTTCTGCGGTCCAGGTAGTAGAGCCAGTTGCTCTTGCAGAAGAGAGAGAGATATTCAGCCATCAACTGTTGACAAACGAAGACTGGATGAAAGGAGGAGACCCAGTACTGGAGGCAAGCATGCTAAGGAGGAACAGTGTTGTCCTTCAAGAAGAACTGTCCTCAAATTCCCAGCCCCTACCGGCTGATGTAAGGCAACAGCTGGAGGGGCTAATGTTTTCTCTCTATCACCAAAGCATTGCCTTTTCAGAACCACTTGTCTGCCAGGAAGTGGTTAACGAACAGCAGCAGCCTGCAGTTTTTGAGGAGATGTGCAAAGATCAGAGGGAGTCAATGCAATCGGACCAGGGTTACATTTCCAGATGTTCTCCTTTGCCTTCAGATGGccctgttgaagaagaagaggatgaggAGGGAAAAGATCAGGAAAGCCACAGAGATGCTGAGCATCTTTCTGCAGACATCTTGGGCAGTCTAAAGAGTCTTCAGCAACAGCTGTTTTTCCAGGACGTTCAGCAGAACTCCAACTGGAGTTGCAAGGGGGACAGAATGGGTGTTCTCTAGAGGCTGCTGACCAGGATTTGTGTTTGTGACTCTAGGGTAAGCAGGCAGtttccctgctccctccctcaGGCAAGCTTGAGTGTCTTTACAGCACCCATTTTTGTGAAGTCTAATGGACAGACCTGATGGATAGTAGACATCTGGCAGCGGAGCTGACCAAATCCCTGCATCTTGCTTGCAGTATCTTCCAAATCCCTGCATCTTGCTTGCAGAACATCCTGTGCTCCTTCCATCTGTCTGTAAATGGAGGGCCATGTTAAATATTAATATATTCAATATGCAGATTAATTGATGCTCTACACTGCCACTTGGGAGCACAAGAACATTCAGTGGGTCAGAGGCAATAGCCCAGCAGGTTAGCCCTGTTTGGGTGCCCTTCCATGGCAACTGGCCGGTCACGGTGtgaaacaggacgctggactagatgggccacggGTCTGATCCCATACTGGATCATATGTTCCTTCTGAGGTCCGAATATAAGAACCATGGGTGATTCTGGCATAATCCATTTAGTAACAGATatgttggttaaaaaaaattattgtgagACAACATCAAGACAGGCATTGGGTGTTGTTCCCCAGGAGCACTGTATGCTGGGCTGTTTCAACGTAGGGTCAATAAGGTAAAATACTCCTGTATCGACCTCAATTATTCCATTTAGTTCTAAGTACTGCAGTAATTAATTTCCTTTCCTATGGCTAGCTGTTCCAGCAATGTTGCCTGAGTTATGGGTTTTCCAGCAAATGGACTGGCAGGCTCCGTACTGCGGTTGTAGTGGAAGGATAACTCAAATTACTTAAACAGCCTTTTAAAAGCACCCAGTTTTTGGTGATGGGGATCCTCATTGTTCATTGTGTAAAATATGTACACCAGGGATGCTGACTTGGCCAAGGCAGATGGTAAGAAACAGTTGAGTGGCATAAGGAGAAGAGGGGGTTAAAGGAACTTTCCAGCCCCTTAGCTTTTCAaccactgtgtgtttgtgtgtgtgccatcaagtcacagctgacttatggcaaccccgtagggttttccaggcaagagacgttgagaggtggtttgccattgcctgcctccacgtgggctgacagagttctgagagatctgtgactggcccaaggtcacccggcaggcttcatgtggaggggtggggaatctaacctggttcttcTGTTTAAGAGTCCGCCGCTTTTCATTACTGAATTCAAAATGCTGCTCGAAAGCTGGATGTAGACTAGAAACTGAGAAAGCTTAATATACACAGATGCTGTCTAGGAGAAATGAGAAGCTGACAAGACAGCACAGAATTGGATCTTGCCCTCTGATATCAAGTGGTTGCCAAACAATGAATTGCCCTGTTTGTTGGTGAAGTCATAACTGTGGACTACTTGTGACCAAAGCGGGTTTTTCACATCCCCTTGAAGTGGCCTTCCAAAGTTGAGTAATCCTGCATTACTACTTATAAGAAGCCAAAAGGTTCAGACTTTCATGCACATGggtagctaccgtatatactcgcgtataagccgagtttttcagcccaaaaaaagggctgaaaaagctggcctcggcttatacgcgggtcaatacggtaggggagggaggagggagggggcaacttaccgccgccgccatcgcggCCGCCACCGCTGCcaggcccatgcggcttcccctggccaggagcgccctatgagggcctcctgtggccacaGGAAGGCCGCGCTGCCgctgggcgcgcccggctccccccgccctggaagggccgggggaagcttcctgcggccactggaaggccgcgccgccgccgtctggcgcgcccggctccccccgccctggaagggccgggggaagcctcctgcggggggcccgccaccaccgccttcgccgggcctgaaggtaagcctgcggggggagggtttataagccgaccctcagcttatacgcgggtgcctaattttcccccatttttgtggagaaattaggcacctctgcTTATGCGCGGGTCagtttatacatgggtatatacggtaattcaaCCCAAGCTCATTGAGCAGCTGCTCCCATAGGGtggttggggagaagagggaggtaATCCCAAAACATTTTAATTTCATTGCTTTCTCCTTGCCCCATCGGGCCTGCTGTCTGGGTAACTGCACTGtgtttgaatggaacaatagtGTATCCGACGCCTGCCCCGTCAATTCATCCAGCAAGCCTTTTCCTTTGGCAGCTTTTAATTATacaattatgtattttgtaagtAGTTCTCTAGCTGTTTTTGTTAAATATTTGTAACTGAAGAGAACAATTCCGGTATGCCATATGCCAGTTAGGCTACACTTGTTCTGGTTTTTTTCTGCTTGAATATGTTTCTCCTTTCAAGGAAAGTAATGTACAATTATACTGGCACACCAGAAGGTGAATGGTTATCAAAGCATCTTCCTTGAATGCAGCGTTTTATCCAGTATACATACTTGGAAGGAATGGCAGTGATCCAGTAAAGCTGAGACCAGCATTCCACAGGCGTTGTTTGTAGATAGACTGTTCTTAATACTATGTAATAATAAAGCATGTTTTCGTCTTAAGCATTTCAAGCATTTTACGTGCATTTTGCTTGAGAATACAATGGGAAATTCCTATGAGGTAGAATACTGTTCGACTGAGGGAGGCACTAGGAGAAAGATGTCTGTCTTGATACCAACATTACTACATCAGTGGTCGTTTTTCATGAGTAGTAGTGGCCACTACACATTGCACAGGCATCCATGATTAGATCTAACAACACAATGTGAAAAAGCACTGGCAGGAAGTGGCTCATTAAGTTGGGGCCATTGGGTTAAACTtctccctgtgccatttttctgGTAAAAATCCCtcttaaaacataagaaaagccatgctggatcagaccaaggcccatcaagcccagcagtctgtttacacagtggccaaccaggtgcctctaggaagccccaaaacaagacaactgcagcagcagcaccctgcctgtgttccacagcacctaatataataggcatgctcctctgatcatggagagaataggtatgcatcatgactagtagccatgaatacccttctcctccatgaacat
It contains:
- the IL17RA gene encoding interleukin-17 receptor A → MDPAMKLTAPCLQIGSLWEPNIEGASLGDNSVMVSFNPALDPASYRIRVASFQDEKECKTGTKEIVEEGLKQRLNVTVEIERNLKACCSYKVQIQPFFAACGTDCLRHFASIPCPTPFLPTTSDDRMNGTDSSVWVSWCSTLVCFLVVGGIVAWVFCHARRYKGPHSGTSNNDGTQQGLLPVSQPAPLLKPSKVWIVYSADHKLYVDVVIKFAQFMFTVCGTEVVLDLLEEHEISKVGAMRWLTRQKQEMEELSSKIIILCSRGTRAKWQAMLGHMEGSVSLRQDNLLPTGDMFTPALNLILPDFKQPACFGTYLVCYFEGISDERDIPDPFNVTSKYQLMDKFEEVYFLIQDLEKFEPGRVHQIPEISAEKYSESPSGRKLKEAVQKFKEWQAEHPDWFERENAGGEAEGELQSLNGELCEDLTLDEGGILKRQLFPQEPDPDSCCLVDLCINEEELGTCQLLPQLPPQEDPAFHTLIIPADDKTSAVQVVEPVALAEEREIFSHQLLTNEDWMKGGDPVLEASMLRRNSVVLQEELSSNSQPLPADVRQQLEGLMFSLYHQSIAFSEPLVCQEVVNEQQQPAVFEEMCKDQRESMQSDQGYISRCSPLPSDGPVEEEEDEEGKDQESHRDAEHLSADILGSLKSLQQQLFFQDVQQNSNWSCKGDRMGVL